The stretch of DNA CACCTTTACCCTGCACAAACCTTGCatatacaacaaaaaaaattatttttagttttatttccaaATTATTGGCATATTCTGGCAGATTTAGACTTTTATGCCTCACCTCACACACATTTGACTAAATGCTGAAATCATATGGAGACACACCATACATAGAAATATATAATCTTACTGATTTCTGTGGTTTTCTTGTGTAGAACGTTGGATCAGCGTAAGTGATCTCCACATCACAGGTCTGAACTGTTTCAacaataatttaatcaaaatattaaatcaacagaactttgaattaaaaaaagatgtttgaaatgtttgaatGTTTCTCGAAAACACCTTTccaaattattttattgtcagtaatatattttttgccGATGTATAAGCACTAGGTAATACTTGCCTTTGTGgtcgttttttctttgttttctgcaGATCCAGAACATCCCAAATGCAGCTACAACCAACAGAGATccaccagcagcagcagagatcaagactttgtaaaataaGGTTAAGCCCAGTTCTATAATGGACAAAATGAGCCATTAGTGTGACTGAATCTGTCAGTCTGATCTAAAACAAACACTATAAGAAATATCAGCACTATATAACTTATGAGATCAGCTtagtaaataaatgcaatgcaaatatcACCACTGTCCTACCTGGACACACGTGACAATGTtcactgatgtccagatgtgtggtctggttgctgatgggattgttcacTAAACAGCTGTAGGTGTtattatcctgatattccacctccagaggtagagagagactgatgctgagatcagacacactgatgctggacaataaactgtttcctttgtaccaggagagagtcacatgactcacattcaccactgaacacagcagtgaacaattctgctgtgatgaagatgatgatgatgatgatgaacattgtgaaatgtctctgctgatgacaggaatgAACAGATGAGCTGAGAAGAGATAGTGGAGATTCATTTGATATTAGAAATGTATACAACAGTGAATCTGTATTTCACTACAAACTAAAAATCCATTATcagtaatttcacaatattattatttacaatattgctAATAACTAAATGATTAATCTATGAgtgcattatattatttatttatttatttatttatttatttatttatttattttttacttgggTGCTTTTTGTAATGAATTTATCATTTTACTTTTGTcctagtctttaaaaaaaaagaaaatcttcaaaaatgaaaatctatcataaaaatattactaaacatGTTTAAAACTATATTATGATTTTAACTTAAGAGTTTTAAAGTTTTGTgtgaaaaatattcattttcttaaactatataattcaaaatgtaagaTTTATAAAACAAGTATTAGTTTAAAACAGGTTTTCAAAGTCAAAGACTGTACCTCCCTTCTAACACAACATACTTCACTAATATTgtcacccttggtaaatatgagcaaaggtggctgtgaaaataaatctacaTTGCTTATCCTTTTGTACAGTAATTAAGCTATAATCGTCAAATTATGCAGGAAGTGTGAAAATGCTATTCAGCTGTTTGTTCTTAGGATACGCAAATGCTAGCTGGGTCATTCTGTATATCAACTCAATCAGAGGTCCCCGGCTcaaatgtttgattttgtttaaaaaaaaaataataataataatattggggAGAGAACTACCTAAATTAAGcaaaatttttacatatcatggaTGAATATTTGTAATCCACTATTTGGTAGAGGGGGTCAAAACTGAAAGAATATGGCAGCATCACGGtatttttacacagagattggTTGATCtgttagtaaaatctgttgactttagcaatctttgttgcattatgtgcCAATGGTGACCATTTAAGAACGGGCAAAGAGAGAACTTTTCAAGATTTATAAGTAGTATGCATGCTtgtaactcaagaagtattaaagaAGTATTAAATGGGGATTGTATGGGGACCTCAATGATGCTCCATATTCAGGTTGTTGAATAATAaccattttcagaaaaaaatggtcAATTTGACCCCCAAAAAAATTGAGATTGGGAAGTTTCTGAAATTTGGTTGATTTGACACAGAATGACCCAGCTATAAATTTAGCTTTAGTGAGACAAAAATGAGTCAGCaatgttatttcaaatatttaagatGCTTTTTTCTATACAGTCTATTCAGCCAAAATTAAAACACTCACACATCAAACAGAGCAAGTGAttctctactcaccatagacagtaagatTGAATGTGTTGAGCGGCGTCTCTGTTTTTATGTATactttatattctccagagtctgtgattgtggtgtttgtgatgatcagagatccagtctgatccagcttcagtctgtctctgaatctcccatcagcaTTATTATCATGAACCGTGCTCTTCTTTTTGTTGATTTGAGCGATGATAATGTCTTTAGGTCCAAATTTCCACATAATCAAATCCATTTTCTGTACTTCAGTAAGATCAGGatttagagtgacagaatctccctccgtcactgacactgacttcacttcatcaccaaacacacctgatcaacaAACAAAACAGTTTCTCAGAGAGACATTGggagttttagtcattttagaacattaaaaaaaatatcagggCAAAACAGTTCTTCCTCTGAACAAAAGTATTTGAATATTAGTCTGATGAAATGGATGGACATAATAAAGAACAGAATGATGTGCAGATCGATAACTGATAATATACACAGAACTGATGCCATAAATATGCTTACCAGCCAAACTCCATGAGcacaaacagaagaaaataaacaccTCCAACATTTTCTTCAGCTGTTCGCTGAACAGTTTCCAATAACAACAGTCCTTATTCTAAAAATGTGACATGTAAAGCAAAGGGCAACAGAAATGTTATAACTGTTTGAAAGTTAATGCGACAGATTAGCCTGAGAGGAGAAAGTTGCTAGTTTGTGCTAAGGAGGTTTAGACAAAGCCTTTAGTACTTTAGAACAGTGTGAATAAACACCCCCGAGCACCTCCCTCCAGAGTCTGAATGCCTTCTCAGAGAAGGTTTTCACACACAGCTCAAGTTGCAATTTAAGAGCTATTACTGACGAATGTTCCTATGCCTCCCAATTTAGTATTTTAAGAGGTTGCTTTTGACTTTATTGACATCCAATTCAGAGCTGATTTAGATGCGAAGAGTGATGCTTGTTAACATTATCTCGCCACATGGTAAGAAGGCCCCAGTTCAAATCCTGAGGAATTAATGCATTAGTATGCATTTAGGGATCACTAAATTTAAGTCGAAGACATGACAACTCCCGAAAAAACTTTAGACAACAAATGTTTTTAGTGatttatggttttatttcatataaaaggAAGCACAAACCTCTACAAAAAGTGAGCTTGACCCaaaataacaattaaagaaaTGTCCAGTAACTTAAAACTAAAAATTCCAACAAATGAAAGTAATAGTCTGCCAATTCATAGAAAAGACCTATCGAATGAAGTCTGTATGTTGACACTAAAAATATCACCACACAGCTGGAGATTAAAAATTGAGATACAAAtcataaaaagagaaaagaaaaacgaCAGCACAAAAAATTTTAATGACAATAACAATCATGTCATTCTTACCTATACTAAAAAGTTCTAGTTTCAAGTAAACTGAGCATTAATCATGGCTTAAAACAAATATTCGATTTGTAATCTGGGTTCTCATTAATACAATGATGAGTGAAGAAATTGTGACAACCAGCAGATTCTTTAATACTCTGATAAACAATCCCTTTGTTTAATCATCATAATCTAATaatcaattaaatgtttttttttttttttttttcagttattcgAAGAGCATCTCTACCTTCTTGAATATCTTATTAATCAGAGTTTGATGGTGATGTCTTCTTCTGTAGAGGatttctggatctgatgtcataaaccagcacAGCAAcagcagccacgcccaccagagcagagagagcCAATCGAGTCACAGCTTCAGTTGAAACACAACAGCAGATACAGTCATCTGAGAGAAGAAATTAGCAATGTTAAAACAGAATTATGATTCATTTAGTTTGGGGATATATAGTGCCATAGATGTACCTGCCTGGACATGGCTGACAATATTCAGTGTTGTTGAGATGTGTGGtgtggtttctgatgggattgttcaCCACACAGCTGTATGAATCATCCAGACACTCCAGATGTAAAGAAAGACttctgctgagatcagacacactgatgctggacaataaactgtttcctttgtaccaggagagagtcacatcactcacattcaccactgaacacagaaacacacagctgGATGCTGCTACTGCTGATGATGAATGATTTTGTGTAGAGTAACTGATGATGACAGGAATGGGAAGAGGAGCTGTAAAATATTGGAGAACAAATcaaattcagtaattcatcatAGTATCTTCTATCATTTCATAAGCTCAATATTTATCACATTGAGTAATAtcaaaaaatgcatatatatatatatatatatatatatatatatatatatatatatatatatatatgaaacagaGCAAGTGAttctctactcaccatagacagtaagatTGAATGTGTTGAGCGGCGTCTCTGTTTTTATGTATactttatattctccagagtctgtgattgtggtgtttgtgatgatcagagatccagtctgatccagcttcagtctgtctctgaatctcccatcagcaTTATTATCATGAACCGTGCTCTTCTTTTTGTTGATTTGAGCGATGATAATGTCTTTAGGTCCAAATTTCCACATAATCAAATCCATtttctgtatttcagtaagatcaggatttagagtgacagaatctccctccgtcactgacactgacttcacttcatcaccaaacacacctgatcaacaAACAAAACAGTTTCTCAGAGAGACATTGggagttttagtcattttaaaacatttaaaaaaaaaatgtagttgcaAAACAGTTCTTCAATGCAATAATGTGCAATagattaaattgaattaaatttattgAAAGAGAAAAATGACCAAACAAACGTAATGAACAAAGATATTAAACTAGCTTATTttagtctgataaaaacatttaaatgaataatggaAATAATAAAGAACAGAATGTGTGGTTAGAGTCATGACACAGATATAGAAGAACTAGAGCAATAAAAATACTTACCAGCTAGACTCCAAGAGcacaaacagaagaaaataaacaccTCAAATATTTTCATAGGCATTTTGCTGAACAGTTTCCAAAAACAATAGTTTTTAACTCTAAAAAGGCAACATTTAAACAATGTCAAAAACAGCAGAATTAAACGTTGAAAGTTTTGTAAAGCATCAGAAGAGCTGAAGGGGAGTGCACTTCTTAACTAGGCCTAGTAGTTTAGTCAAACACAGCAGTCAGTGTGACTATACAACTTACTAAAGACACAGCATAATGCTCATTGGTCGAAGCAATTGTGatgtctgttgttttgtttttttaagtctgacatcatgtttttatgtgtCGCTTATagattatatatgcatatatatatatatatatatatatatatatatatatatatatatatatatatatatatatatatatatatatatatatatatgacaggtACTTTGGGTCTCTTGTTCatcatatttaatttcattaacatGCAGCATAATTTAACAACACAGCACGTGAGCGCGTGGATCACAGTTTCCGCGTTTGGTCTCGTGCGCAGTGGAGGAGCAGGGATGGGCAAATGATGAAGCACTGAAGCTTCCTAGAAAGATTCAAAGCTTCGAGAGTGTAGCAAACAGCGCCATCTGGTggttagtaaaaataaaacagcctTGCATGCTATTGACTgctagttttaatgtaaaattatgcAATTCACTTCATAAACTATAACGTACATCATTAAAGAGGTCTACAACTCAAGTTTTATATCGATCTCGACTTCATTTTTCATTTACCTAACTCCTGGCATAAATTAAGACATAACTGtcattgtaagataaaaaaaaaaatgaagctcgaatctttttggtttaattttgcCACGAGTTTATTGCATAAACAAACccgcgtgaccatagcaacctgAGATTATCAGAgattgatcaaatatttttatccaTCCCACAGTCCGTTGATCGTgtctttttatgtaatatatgtgcatataaggcttttattattttttatcattatatatatatataatatatctaagtggatgctgcacactgctggtggttgaggagagaccccccccccccccccacatgaTCGTACAGCGAATTGTGTGTGCAACAATACattataaagcgctatataaatgcatcattcatttattcatataggCTAACCGTatataataatagataataatattataataaatagggctttatttttatatttattgttatgctTATTTCCCCTTTTAATTCGTGTATTGCTAACCTAATTAATAACGTTCTTTGTTAAATTagtgttttcatttataaatgaaactagcgaattattcatttataattctagtttttattattatagggtTATTGTTAAATTCATCCTCTAAAGTGCACTTCCAGTAAAAAATCTTTATTGACATGTCGGGCTTTTACAGTataggctattatttacaaaactctTCAGGGCTGCGTTTTCCAAAAGCATCGTTAAAACTAGCAGTAACTCTGAACTAATGTGAACAAAGAACGCTTCTGTGCGTTGGTGTCCTCCCACAggttaagagattttaaacaaacactgttaatacacatgcagttaaccaaatgaaacaatacacattttaatgctataaaagtgtgc from Carassius auratus strain Wakin unplaced genomic scaffold, ASM336829v1 scaf_tig00019644, whole genome shotgun sequence encodes:
- the LOC113076285 gene encoding CD48 antigen-like, with the translated sequence SVTEGDSVTLNPDLTEIQKMDLIMWKFGPKDIIIAQINKKKSTVHDNNADGRFRDRLKLDQTGSLIITNTTITDSGEYKVYIKTETPLNTFNLTVYAHLFIPVISRDISQCSSSSSSSSSQQNCSLLCSVVNVSHVTLSWYKGNSLLSSISVSDLSISLSLPLEVEYQDNNTYSCLVNNPISNQTTHLDISEHCHVCPVQTCDVEITYADPTFYTRKPQKSRVKEEDEVVYAGVTNLKCLQTAVCTEDGEDGVSWVKCSITASPLVFSSGPAAAVVSSSSVTQEPARASREKPKDTEDVTLVKVFIMVFFILSVHSDKDLMSLSHHDQIQSDCSSEGPDGQMWVHRL